ATAGAGGCTCCAGCAAGCTCCAATGCACTCAGATGGCCACAGAACATAAGTGTGACAAAGCTGAGCATGTAATTAAAAACCGAAACTAAGATAGACGAACCGGATAATATCCATAGCAACCTCGACTCCCATGCCACTAGCCTAGGCCACCACCTCACTGCTACAGGACTTTGCTCCAAAAACTCTTCAATCACGGCGGATGACAAGTCAGGAATCCGGGAATGTGAGTCAAGTCCGAGGAGTAGCGGCTGGTACTGCTCCGATGACCCCATGGTTGTCCCAGCCGTCTGAGCCACCGCTACTTAGTGATGTTGAAACCGCAGAAGAGTCTTGTATGTGTGCTTGGAAATCAGAAGCAGATAGAATGTATTTAAATCATGTTACATTATGACATAGAAAACAGGAGCTCTAACTAACATTCCAAATTGTTTGGCACCAAACAGCATGAGCATGTGCTCTGCTATCTAGCAAAGTAGCCGTAGAATTTTAGCTCCAACTAATCTATTTTTGTTCAGAAAGTTCAGAAAAACCTATGAATGCAAGTCAAATGAATCATCCAAGTACTTGTTTTGGGTTGTTGCACTGTTTATTCTTGTTTTGTATATATTGATTTTGGAGGGGACTCACTCAGATATAAACGAAGAAGACTCAGATGATTCTCTTTGGGTTTTTTTTTTTTTTTTGTTTTTTTTGGAGGGGGTAGTATTGTCTTTCTTCGTTTGGGTTTGGGTTAAGGTAAACACGTGAGTAATCTATTTCGTCTTTTGGTTTTTTTTTTTTGGACTATGTGAGTAATCTGTATTAAGTCAACAACATATTTGGGTAGGTTATTAGTACGTTAAGTAATTAAGTAAAAGTTAGGTAAAAGTTGAGTGTATGTAGGCCAACATTACCTAACCCTGTCTTTTTTCTTCCTAATNTTTCTTCCTGTATAGGGGGATCGTAAAGTAATTGTTTCTTACAGTAGTTTCAGTTGCTTGTTTCAGAAATTTAAATGGAGGACTATCACTAACTTGGAGCATTGGTTATTCTTATTGATGGCATCGTACTTTTGTCTTCTAAATACAAGCAGAATAGTATCTANAGCTTATGGTCCTAAGAACTGCAAATGCAGTTGCTCATTAGGTTAGACAAGTAGGAGGGACCTTATAGAATCAGATAAATTAAAACTAAGAAGTAGGACTGTATGCTTGGTTACCTATTACTAGTGTACTTAAAAGATNTTNAAGCTCTAACTTANCATCTACCAAAAAAAAAAAAGGTACTTGTTTCTTGGATCTTCTCTGCCCCTCCCACATTTGGGGTTTTACTTCCTTTACTCTGCTTTCTTCTTTTGATTTCCTTTTACTTGTATGTTTAGGGTTTAGGGGAACGTCCGGTTCTGGGTTCTTTGGCTCGTGCTGGTGAGGAAGCAGAGGCCAAGCTCCCAAAGTGATAAGTAGTACAGGAACATGCACGTTTGGTATTTGGGACTACATTAGATCTCCTTATTTTTTAAGACTGTCATATACTTATGTGGGGTGTCTTAAGATATACTAATATTAACCTATGTTTGGTGTTACATGAGATTAGAGGGTAGTTTGCTGAGTTTATGATTTAGATTGATGGTGTTATCTAAGGATGATATATTTGAGTACCCACAATAACACCATCTAAAGAGACCAAAATGAAAACAAGATGTTACATAAGCTCATTTATTTTAGTATCCAGTAACACCAAACATAATACTAATCCAACTGGACTCTTTATTTAGCACAGTCTCATTTAATCCTATGAAACAAACATGCACGAAGACTACCCGCGTGGATGTATTCATTACAATAAACCAATAGCTGCTTCTTAGTTGGATAACTACTTAGTGTGTGCGTATCTCACTCCCCCATGTATTTCTTTCTTTTTTTGGTCAGGAAAGGAGTTGATTGAAAGACAGACCTGGAAACTTAAATCGACTCAAACAAACCCAAACAAAACTAGTGTGGTTTACGTTTCAAAAATCGAAGTAGTGTTGGATAACGACATACCGTTATAGATGTCATTTACCAAATGATCATCCCAATGTGGTGATCCAAATGCACCCATCTCCAAACTGTAAATCAATCTAGGGGGAAAGTTAGGTAGCTAGGTTCTGTTACAGCACCGGCTGCAGTTTATTTTTCATGGCTGAACCTGATCGGATCTGCTCTTTCGTTTTGCAACAAGCTTTTAACTAAACAAGTATATACAACCATAACGTTACTCGTCCCAGTTACATACAATGCCGGTAGAGAGAGTTCAGGCATTGGCCTTTGGCGGGATCAAGGAGCTCCCGACCAAGTTCATCCGCCTCTTCCATGAGCAGCCACAGAACAGCAAGGCCGTGGAGGGAGTTGCAGTGCCGGTCATTTCCCTAGCATCGCCACATGAGGACCTTGTGGAAAAAGTTGCCGAGGCAGCTACTGAGTGGGGGTTCTTTCTCATCACTGACCATGGGGTGCCAGCTTCATTGATAGAGGAGTTACAGAAGGTTAGCAAAGAGTTTTTTATGCTGCCACAGGAGGAAAAGGAGGCCTATGCAAATGACCCTGCTAGTGGCAGATTTGATGGGTATGGGACTAGGATGACTAAGAATCATGATGAAAAGATTGTGGATTGACTATTTCTTTCACCACGTTGCTCCTCCATCTAAGGTTAACTATGATTTCTGGCCTAGGAATCCTCCATCATACAGGTAAAATTAGAGTTTCCAGCATTGGTTTTTGTTTCTGATTATCTGTCATTCTTGGATTCTAGTTATTTAACAAACATGTTTAGAAAATTAATCCACCAGCATGTTTAGAAAAACTAGAAAAAGAACACTATCAGCACTCAGCAGGACTATAAACAACTCTCTGTTATTTGTGCTAAACTTGAAGTATTAATTTCAGTTGCTTAACTTGAGCCTTAAGAATTCTTTTTCTAATTAAAAAAGTAATGTTAGATTATTAAGTGACCACTAACGAATTTAGACAAACTGCTGAAGACACAAGTTAAAACTGACTAGCTACTATAGCTGCATTTACCTGTATTCTTTAGTCTAATACTTAAAAGTGACTCAGGGAAGTAAATGAGGAGTACAAGAAGGAAATGCTGAGAGTGACAGACAAGCTATTGGAGGTGCTTTCAGAGGGTCTAGGCCTGGATAGGAAGGTACTAAAATCGCATATTGGAGATGAAGAAATAGAATTGGAAATGAAGATAAATATGTACCCGCCATGCCCACAGCCCCAACTAGCCCTTGGTGTTGAGCCTCACACCGACATGTCCGCCCTCACCTTAGTAGTTTCGAATGATGTTCCTGGCCTTCAGCTCTGGAAGGATGAAAAGTGGGTTGCTGTTAATTACCCGCCCAATGCAATCTTTGTGAACATTGGTGATCAGATGGAGATCTTGAGCAATGGTAAGTACAAGAGTGTTCTTCACAGGAGCTTGGTGAACAAGGAACGCATGCGCATGTCGTGGGCTGTGTTCATTGTGCCGCCACATGAGGCTGTGATTGGCCCTCTGCCGGAGCTTGTTGATGAGCAAAATCCTGCCAAATACTCGACCAAAACATACAGCGAATACCGATACCGCAAATTCAATAAGATCCCACAATAGATGAGTGGTTTAATAAATATGTTGCTCAATGGGACATAAAATAGTCTCTTCACAAGGTTCATATGTTTTGCTATCTGTCCAAGTATGTAGGGTGGGGATTCATGATGCCTGCACTAAGTAGATAAATTTTATGAGGTTCTTCAGAATGTCACGACAGTTCAGTGTCGTTATCAATATTTGTTGTATTAAATCTCCAACAATGATGATAGCAGTACAGAAACATGCCAAAGGCGATGACTGGAATTAGGCTAGCTAGGCTAGCTATCAGATAACAGTTATAACCTTTGAGTTCAGTTACAACTCATACCAGAACAGAACACATCTTTGAGTTCAATTCTGGATGTTCAGTAGAACTAGCTATACTGTTTCTACTCAATACTACCTACACTGTTTATACTGAACATCCAGAACTGAACTCAAAGATAACAAACACATCTATACTGTTTCAACTTAATCTCTTTCATTCTCATGTGAGAACGGAAGTTTTGCTAGACGAGTTTGAACACATGATGAGAAATGTCATCCAGGAGAATCTTGTACACTGATCTGATAAGTGAGAAGTATACTTGACCTTGCTCATAGAGCAGCTCAATATATCCCCTTTCACCAATGTCCGCTCCAATGCTAGTGACAACACTGCCTCCAACCATTTTTCTTGAGAGACTGTGTGTTCATGTTTCAGGAAAGTATTTTTCACCAGCTGCCATTTGGAATCAAAAGATTCAAAACACAAAGGTAAGCAAAATCAATATTGTTGAGTAGGTAAAAGAAGAAGAGAAATTTTACATATATTTATAGAACTGTATATTCAAACAAGAAAAAAATTCCAATTAGCAAGAAGATATGGAAAAGAAACGCTTTTACAATATCTTGTACTTTCTTGATGGCATGTATAGACTTACATGGTTGATACCTCACGCACAGTATTTACTTAGCAAACAAAGAGGTAATAAAACGCTAGACTGGGGAAAGTATATCAATGCATAGAATAGAACTTCATCGTGATATAGCAAACAGATAATTGTCAAATGGTCTATAGCAGAGTATTACTAGAATTTAGAGGACAATGAACATCTGTTCATAAGGTTCCTGCATACACACACTGTGGCCACCCTCAAAAAACCACCATGACAACATCAGTGACAACTCTCTTACAGCAGATATAAGGTGAAAACACAATTAGGGTGACATATAAGGAAAGTAATGCAGAGGCTATATCTAATTTCCACACAATCATGTCTATTACTTGCTCAAAATTACAGCCATCGAGGATACATTCCGCCTGGTGGACAGATATAAGAATTATACAGTTACATCCAATAGAGTGAAAATATCCAAAATCAAATTCATGTACTTCCTATCCACATTTAACTATAAACAAGCTACTCAACTACTTAACACTATCTTGGGCCTGAAACCTCCTGTGAAGAGACATAAGAAAAGCAAGTACGCGAGTCAATTGTTGTCCGTGTAGGAAAAGAATTAGACTCTTGATACCGCACTCTATCATTTCTCTCAGTTCCCTCTTCTATCATAGACGCCTCAGTGAATCGACGTCCAATGAAGCGCAAGAAATTCAATGAATCAAAATCTGGCTGACCTAAAGGGATGCCTCCTTCCAGCATGCCAACAATAGCATTCATATTTGGCCTAAGTGCTGGTTCCTCTTGAACACAACACAACGCTACACGCACAAATTTCTCCACCTCTTCCCTTGTCACTCGTCCCTCCAGTCTTGGATCAACAAGCTCCAAGTACCTCGCTTGCTCATGCATATCTAGTGCAAATAGTGGAAAGTAAACAAGTCCTGACCCAGATGACGATGATGACTGACCACCACTGCTGCTATCATTCAGGTTATGGCTTTGCAGTCTTGATGTATTTTTCCTTCCACTAACAAGTTCTAGAAGTACCATTCCAAAACTATAGACATCAGTTTTCTCAGAGATTGCAGAGTTAGTTAGCCATTCCGGTGCAAGATAGCCGCGTGTGCCCCTCATAGTTGTAAATAGACTGGACTGTTCTGGACTGAGAAGCTTTGAAAGGCCAAAATCTGAAAGCTTTGCCTGAAAATGATCCTGCAAGAGAATGTTCTCTGGCTTGACATCGCAATGGATAATCTTCTGATCACACCCACTGTGCAAGTATGCAAGCCCACGCGCTGTCCCCAGAGCTATATCAAGCCTCTCTTGCCATTCTATGACTGGTCCACTTCCAAAAAGTGTCCTGTCAAGCGAGCCACGATTCATATATTCATAGACCAAAAGGCGATGTCTCCCTTTGGCGCAAAACCCTTTCAATCTGACCAAATTAGCATGGTGAATATTACCAATCACTGCAATCTCAGTGCAGAAATCCTTTTTCCCTTGAACACCTACATTTGTTATCTTCTTTACAGCTACAACAGTTTTATCTGGTAGAATTCCCTTATAGACAGCACCAAACCCACCAGACCCAATCAGGGTCTTAAAATTATCCGTAGCCACTTCAAGTTCTTCAAAGTCAAACCTCTTAGGTAAGCCTGGGATGTAGAAGGCATCCATCTCTCCTGAAGAACGTGAGTCCATACGCCCTAATTTTATCTCTTTTTCCTTTGACTGTCTCCGTCTTCCTCTCAGAAGAAAAGCTAGCGCTGCCAACAGAGAGAACCCAGTAAATGGCAAAAGCACCAGGGCTGCTAAAGGAAATTTTCTTTTTCCAGAACTGGGATTATTGAAGTCTGTTGGTGAAGATCCAACAAGGGCTTTGATGTAACCCAATGGATCATCTACACCAGCATTACTATTTGAAATAATCGACCCCAACTCATCTTCAAGCAAATAGCAAGAACCAGATGAATTTTGATAGAAAACTCCCAAGCAAGTGCAGATGACAGAGCAGAGTTCTTGACAGGTGGACATATTAACACCGTATTTTACTGGCTCCGAAAAAAGAATGGAAAAGTAAGTCATACCATTGCCAAGCTTGATATATGAAAGGGCTGATGAATTCTGCTGGCTGCTGTTATTGCTTGAGTTGCAGGCTAATGGCAAAGAATAGGGACTGTTTGGCAGGCAACCACCATTGTCTTCGGAGCTTACATGGAAAGTTGATGGACATGATGAACATGTAGGGTTAGTGGATGCAGAGCCTGAACACAAACCAATACTGCCGCAAAAGAATGGAATTCTACAACTATCAGTTGGCCACGCAAATTCCTGGTTCCACTTTGAACCAGAAAAGCTTTTGACAATGAACTTTCCCGAGGGATCCAACTGAGCAATTTGAAAGTCTGAAGGTGTCAAGAGCACCTGAATCACGATCACTGTTCCATTACGACCAAGAAGCTGAAGACCTGTTCTGTTGACAGCCATATATTCAGCTATGTAATTCGAGTTCTTATAAGCTAGTGTTTCCATTG
The window above is part of the Fragaria vesca subsp. vesca linkage group LG2, FraVesHawaii_1.0, whole genome shotgun sequence genome. Proteins encoded here:
- the LOC101296178 gene encoding G-type lectin S-receptor-like serine/threonine-protein kinase At5g35370-like → MGSFSFVPVVFFFLFVAVSGISFTEFVYPPFSASHYGFIDMAGTFLSSRNGTFKAAMFNPGGQSSFYLSIIHVASNTVIWAANRDAAISSSGEMNLTVKGLGISDADGNPVWSTPPLKSSVHALLLNEVGNLILLDQFNGSLWESFHYPTDTIVIGQQLSVGSFLNSSSTSSNFSRGDYKLILSSSDAVLQWRGQTYWKLSMETLAYKNSNYIAEYMAVNRTGLQLLGRNGTVIVIQVLLTPSDFQIAQLDPSGKFIVKSFSGSKWNQEFAWPTDSCRIPFFCGSIGLCSGSASTNPTCSSCPSTFHVSSEDNGGCLPNSPYSLPLACNSSNNSSQQNSSALSYIKLGNGMTYFSILFSEPVKYGVNMSTCQELCSVICTCLGVFYQNSSGSCYLLEDELGSIISNSNAGVDDPLGYIKALVGSSPTDFNNPSSGKRKFPLAALVLLPFTGFSLLAALAFLLRGRRRQSKEKEIKLGRMDSRSSGEMDAFYIPGLPKRFDFEELEVATDNFKTLIGSGGFGAVYKGILPDKTVVAVKKITNVGVQGKKDFCTEIAVIGNIHHANLVRLKGFCAKGRHRLLVYEYMNRGSLDRTLFGSGPVIEWQERLDIALGTARGLAYLHSGCDQKIIHCDVKPENILLQDHFQAKLSDFGLSKLLSPEQSSLFTTMRGTRGYLAPEWLTNSAISEKTDVYSFGMVLLELVSGRKNTSRLQSHNLNDSSSGGQSSSSSGSGLVYFPLFALDMHEQARYLELVDPRLEGRVTREEVEKFVRVALCCVQEEPALRPNMNAIVGMLEGGIPLGQPDFDSLNFLRFIGRRFTEASMIEEGTERNDRVRYQESNSFPTRTTIDSRTCFSYVSSQEVSGPR